In one Prosthecochloris aestuarii DSM 271 genomic region, the following are encoded:
- a CDS encoding N-acetylmuramoyl-L-alanine amidase family protein — protein sequence MSAVAAAASPEEPIVTSVTVHAVKGFQQEYSLKVAAVIKDKVMSVDMGALARALRLIHKREGDHLVIENTLDGKSSFCHLYEKNNFVRIDAADPSGETRVIQLQSPPVLRGETLYLPVADAARMFALWLDREVSYDRKRGRIDAFLWSSRPGSEVGSIGVVKPQDRDIRAGSAARHTGLTELTALKINELVNGVVIRIKATGAESVASFIKPDASGMAYLTFKNAKGDPSMFLRSFSKGLLKEIKAIPLGGGAMQLSMSFNNTLFNLKSTQYHWDARTNTYIISVLTDVDVQQAYRQEKLKSIQQGLLHDQQKWKFDTIVLDAGHGGRDPGAVGPGGTQEKDVVLNIVKELGQILQKEWPDVKVIYTRTDDRLIALKQRGKIANQNDAKLFVSVHCNAAKNRKAEGAEVYILGPHKNDAALEVAMLENAAIKQEEGYEEKYKGVSEEHMILSSLAQSAFTLQSTTVARHVLEGMEQKTSINGRGVRQAGFMVLWTPSMPSVLVEAGYLSNPKEEKLLRQAGVQRDIARGIYNGLVRYRQHYEQQQLASMGEPAGR from the coding sequence ATGTCAGCAGTTGCCGCGGCAGCGTCTCCTGAAGAACCCATAGTGACATCGGTTACCGTGCATGCGGTCAAGGGGTTTCAGCAGGAGTATTCACTCAAGGTGGCTGCCGTCATAAAGGATAAGGTGATGTCGGTTGATATGGGGGCATTGGCTCGGGCGTTGCGTCTCATTCACAAGCGCGAGGGCGATCATCTGGTGATCGAGAATACTCTTGACGGCAAGAGCTCTTTTTGCCATCTGTATGAGAAGAACAATTTCGTTCGGATCGACGCTGCGGATCCGTCGGGAGAGACCCGTGTGATCCAGTTGCAATCGCCTCCCGTTCTCCGGGGAGAGACGTTGTATCTGCCTGTCGCAGACGCAGCAAGAATGTTTGCTCTCTGGCTTGACAGGGAGGTTTCTTACGACAGAAAGCGTGGTCGTATCGATGCATTTTTATGGAGCTCCCGTCCCGGTTCCGAAGTCGGGTCGATCGGGGTGGTCAAGCCGCAGGACCGTGATATCCGTGCAGGTAGTGCAGCCCGGCATACCGGGCTGACCGAACTCACTGCCCTGAAGATCAATGAGCTGGTCAATGGCGTGGTGATCCGCATCAAGGCGACAGGAGCTGAGTCGGTTGCCTCGTTTATCAAGCCGGACGCCAGTGGGATGGCCTATCTGACCTTCAAGAATGCCAAGGGGGACCCCTCGATGTTTTTACGCTCCTTCAGCAAGGGACTTCTCAAGGAGATAAAGGCGATTCCTCTTGGCGGGGGAGCTATGCAGTTGAGCATGAGCTTCAACAACACCTTGTTTAATCTCAAGTCCACACAGTATCACTGGGATGCGAGAACCAATACCTATATCATCTCTGTCTTGACCGATGTCGATGTGCAGCAGGCCTACCGTCAGGAAAAGCTCAAGAGTATCCAGCAGGGGCTGCTTCATGATCAGCAGAAATGGAAGTTCGATACCATTGTGCTCGATGCGGGTCATGGGGGGCGCGACCCTGGAGCTGTGGGGCCGGGAGGTACTCAGGAAAAAGATGTGGTTCTCAATATTGTCAAAGAGCTTGGTCAGATTCTTCAGAAAGAGTGGCCGGATGTCAAGGTGATCTACACCAGAACGGATGACCGGCTTATTGCGCTCAAGCAGAGGGGGAAAATAGCCAATCAAAATGATGCCAAACTGTTTGTGAGCGTGCACTGTAATGCGGCGAAAAACCGTAAGGCAGAAGGTGCCGAAGTCTACATTCTCGGTCCCCACAAGAATGATGCGGCGCTGGAAGTTGCGATGCTTGAAAATGCGGCCATCAAGCAGGAAGAGGGGTATGAGGAGAAGTACAAGGGTGTTTCAGAAGAACATATGATTCTCAGCAGCCTTGCGCAAAGCGCTTTTACCCTGCAGTCAACGACGGTTGCGCGTCACGTGCTCGAGGGTATGGAGCAGAAAACCAGCATCAACGGCCGCGGCGTACGCCAGGCAGGCTTCATGGTATTGTGGACGCCCTCGATGCCCAGCGTGCTCGTTGAAGCAGGCTATCTCTCTAATCCCAAGGAGGAGAAGCTTCTTCGCCAGGCTGGCGTTCAGCGCGATATTGCCAGGGGGATCTATAACGGACTTGTGCGTTATAGACAGCATTATGAACAGCAGCAGCTGGCGTCTATGGGTGAGCCGGCAGGTCGTTGA
- a CDS encoding choice-of-anchor I family protein → MPDSIAVHLDSFTVGGEGAAEISAYDPLTQQLFVTNAESNCVDVFDLSNPAAVVKRTSIDISSYGGGVNSVAVSQGKLAMAIEADNKQDNGSVVVLATATLSEIAVVEVGALPDMVTFSPDGRYILSANEGEPNDDYTVDPDGTVSIIDISNGYTVRTLDFSGFNDQEAALEEDGFRVFGPGADLAADVEPEYITVSDDSTTAYVTLQENNGIAEIDLLTQTITAIHPLGFKDHLEPDNALDVSNKDDGIEITTWPVKGIYMPDSLASYTVDGKTYLVTANEGDSRDYDGFSEEERVKDINLDPTVFPDAATLQEDEHLGRLKITTTLGDSDGDGDYDALYSYGGRSFSIWSEDGQLVYDSGDDIARITALLDQDLFNQDEGKADGRSDDKGAEPEGVTIGEVNGKMYAFVGLERTGGVMAFDISDPEQPEFVQWIYTDGDVAPEGLLFIDDTESPNGDDLLVVSNEVSGTVSVYSLGNEDALSRADIDRYFLEETKATDSASAATAMSTGQKTDAGNIAWQSGDPEGGELTTIAETLRDDYDFAIGVASTVPFSHATPAAFVSHDVARGNKWDIAHEILFDVQPDVVIGGGLDGYFATAKKDAANNDRDLDDNGKNDDYDAFVAGSDGTDYVFVEREDDVDGGDALREAAAEVSLADGEKLFGLFGTAGGNFEYYDVADDPGSPSVTRGDGIDEDPTLVDVTEATLSVLDQDEDGFFVMFEQGDIDWNNHANDYENMIGGVYDLDQAVRAAEAYIDADPNDDIDWSNTLIIVTSDHSNSYLRSSEVLVEGNLPLQEGTPYSFTYPDGEVSYSTTGHTNELVTLQARGAGAELFEEYAGLWYDGAPIVDNTQIYDVMLDAVDSGAAEHVILFIGDGMNIEHELAASRYLYGDDQALAWDDWGTMEDGWEGYSATWDVDTYNYYAERNDAEPYSEESFDPMLGYDPSKGGAAPYPLFVSTLSEESINEYFLEDAKATDSASAGTAMSTGHKTDAGNVAWASGDPEGGELTTIAETLRSEMGYSIGVASTVPFSHATPATFVSHDVARGNKWDIAHEILFDVQPDVVIGGGLDSYFAKATKDAAGIDRDINDNGLNDEYDAFVGDYDGTPYVFVEREEDVDGGQALRDAAAEVSLADGDKLFGLFGTGGGNFDYYDVADAPGSPEVTRGDGIDEDPTLVDVTEATLSVLDQDEDGFFVMFEQGDIDWNNHANDYENMIGGVYDLDQAVRAAEAYVESGENDMDWSNTLIIVTSDHSNSYLKSNEVLGEGNLPLQEGSPYNFTYPDGEVSYSTTGHTNELVTLQARGAGAELFAEYEGQWYEGSDIVDNTQIYDVMREAAFQEGAEHVILFIGDGMNVEHEVAASRYLYGTDQGLAWDDWGVMEDGWSGYASTWDVDTYNHYAEQSGAAPYSQESFDPLIGYDPSRGGDVAFPLNSEVSAAFEGDTIAPAVESFAPADGEVDVLPDSDIVVTFNEIIQRGSGTIEIREGSADGDLVESYDAATSQNLDFDGDTLTIDPTADLVEDTEFFITFADGSVLDLSGNGYEGTEEYNFTTDAVEAAFAATSDDSGSSTGVVLAGIGIVGILAFAL, encoded by the coding sequence ATGCCGGATAGCATAGCAGTACATCTCGATTCTTTCACTGTCGGAGGTGAAGGCGCTGCGGAGATTTCAGCGTATGATCCGCTGACCCAGCAGCTGTTTGTGACCAACGCGGAAAGCAACTGCGTTGATGTGTTCGATCTTTCAAATCCTGCCGCTGTTGTCAAGCGCACGTCGATCGATATCTCGTCCTATGGTGGAGGCGTCAACAGTGTGGCGGTATCACAGGGTAAGCTTGCCATGGCGATCGAGGCGGACAACAAGCAGGATAACGGCAGTGTTGTGGTGCTTGCAACCGCGACGCTCAGCGAAATTGCGGTTGTCGAGGTTGGTGCTCTTCCCGATATGGTGACGTTTTCGCCCGATGGCCGTTATATCCTGAGCGCCAACGAGGGCGAGCCGAATGATGACTACACCGTCGATCCGGATGGTACGGTCAGCATTATTGATATCTCTAATGGTTATACGGTCAGGACGCTTGATTTCAGCGGCTTCAATGACCAGGAAGCGGCTCTTGAAGAGGACGGATTCAGGGTGTTCGGACCGGGAGCAGATCTTGCCGCAGATGTCGAGCCGGAATATATCACGGTATCGGATGATTCCACGACGGCATATGTGACACTGCAGGAGAACAATGGTATCGCTGAAATCGATCTTTTGACCCAGACCATTACCGCAATTCACCCGCTTGGCTTCAAAGATCACTTGGAGCCGGACAATGCGCTGGATGTGAGCAATAAGGACGACGGGATTGAAATTACCACCTGGCCGGTCAAAGGTATCTATATGCCTGATTCTCTGGCATCCTATACCGTTGACGGCAAAACCTATCTCGTGACGGCAAACGAGGGTGATTCCCGCGATTACGACGGGTTCAGCGAGGAAGAGCGTGTAAAGGATATCAATCTCGACCCGACAGTGTTTCCTGATGCGGCAACCCTGCAGGAGGACGAACATCTTGGCCGGTTGAAGATTACGACAACACTTGGTGATAGTGACGGTGACGGTGATTACGATGCGCTTTACTCTTACGGTGGCCGATCTTTCAGCATCTGGAGCGAAGACGGTCAGCTGGTCTATGATTCCGGCGACGATATCGCTCGTATTACCGCTTTGCTGGATCAGGATCTGTTTAATCAGGATGAGGGTAAGGCTGACGGTCGCAGTGACGACAAGGGCGCGGAGCCTGAAGGTGTCACTATCGGTGAGGTGAACGGAAAGATGTATGCGTTTGTCGGTCTTGAACGGACCGGCGGTGTCATGGCGTTCGATATTTCCGATCCCGAGCAGCCGGAGTTCGTGCAGTGGATCTACACTGACGGAGATGTGGCTCCCGAAGGTCTGCTCTTCATCGACGATACCGAGAGCCCGAACGGTGACGACCTGCTTGTCGTCTCTAACGAAGTGAGCGGAACGGTCAGCGTCTACTCGCTGGGCAACGAGGATGCGCTGTCGAGAGCTGACATTGACCGATATTTTCTCGAAGAAACGAAAGCGACTGATTCGGCATCAGCGGCGACGGCGATGTCGACCGGCCAGAAAACCGATGCCGGCAATATCGCCTGGCAAAGCGGGGATCCTGAGGGCGGGGAGCTGACCACTATTGCTGAAACACTGAGGGATGATTACGATTTTGCGATCGGTGTTGCCAGTACGGTGCCGTTCTCGCATGCGACGCCGGCGGCCTTTGTCAGTCATGACGTTGCCCGCGGAAACAAATGGGATATCGCACACGAGATCCTGTTCGATGTCCAGCCTGACGTCGTGATCGGCGGCGGTCTTGACGGCTATTTTGCCACGGCGAAAAAAGACGCGGCAAACAATGACCGTGATCTTGATGATAACGGTAAAAATGACGATTACGATGCGTTTGTCGCAGGAAGTGACGGAACAGATTATGTGTTCGTCGAACGCGAAGACGATGTCGATGGCGGTGATGCGCTCAGGGAGGCAGCGGCCGAGGTGAGCCTTGCTGACGGGGAAAAGCTGTTCGGGCTGTTCGGTACTGCCGGAGGCAACTTCGAGTACTACGATGTTGCCGATGATCCCGGCAGTCCATCGGTGACGAGGGGCGATGGTATTGATGAAGATCCGACGCTCGTCGATGTGACCGAGGCGACGCTGTCGGTGCTGGACCAGGATGAGGACGGCTTTTTCGTGATGTTCGAGCAGGGTGATATCGACTGGAACAACCATGCCAACGACTATGAGAACATGATCGGCGGCGTCTATGACCTTGACCAGGCGGTACGGGCAGCCGAGGCGTATATCGATGCTGATCCGAACGATGATATCGACTGGTCAAACACGCTGATCATTGTGACCAGCGATCACTCCAACAGCTATCTCAGAAGCAGCGAGGTGCTTGTAGAGGGAAATCTGCCATTACAGGAGGGTACCCCCTACAGCTTCACCTATCCTGACGGCGAGGTCAGTTACAGCACGACAGGCCATACCAACGAGCTGGTGACCCTGCAGGCTCGCGGTGCAGGCGCCGAACTCTTTGAAGAGTATGCCGGGCTGTGGTATGACGGTGCTCCCATCGTCGACAATACCCAGATCTACGATGTGATGCTCGATGCCGTGGATAGCGGTGCAGCGGAGCATGTTATCCTTTTCATCGGCGACGGTATGAACATCGAGCATGAACTTGCCGCCAGCCGTTATCTCTATGGTGACGATCAGGCACTTGCCTGGGATGACTGGGGGACGATGGAGGACGGATGGGAAGGCTATTCGGCAACCTGGGATGTGGATACCTATAACTACTATGCCGAGCGGAACGATGCTGAACCGTACAGCGAGGAGTCATTCGATCCGATGCTTGGTTACGATCCGTCCAAAGGCGGTGCGGCGCCTTATCCGCTTTTTGTTTCTACTCTTTCTGAAGAGAGCATCAACGAGTATTTCCTCGAAGATGCCAAGGCGACTGATTCGGCTTCAGCCGGAACGGCGATGTCGACCGGGCATAAAACCGATGCGGGCAATGTCGCCTGGGCAAGCGGCGATCCCGAAGGCGGAGAGCTCACCACTATTGCTGAAACGCTGCGATCGGAGATGGGCTACTCGATCGGTGTGGCCAGTACGGTACCGTTTTCGCATGCGACGCCGGCAACCTTTGTCAGCCACGATGTTGCCAGGGGCAATAAATGGGATATCGCTCACGAGATTCTGTTCGATGTTCAGCCTGACGTCGTGATCGGTGGCGGTCTTGACAGCTATTTCGCCAAGGCGACAAAAGACGCGGCAGGCATTGACAGAGATATCAACGACAATGGTTTGAATGACGAGTACGATGCGTTTGTCGGAGACTATGACGGGACGCCATACGTGTTTGTCGAGCGTGAAGAGGATGTTGACGGCGGTCAGGCGCTCAGAGATGCTGCGGCTGAAGTGAGCCTTGCCGACGGTGACAAGCTCTTCGGACTGTTCGGTACAGGCGGTGGTAACTTCGACTATTACGATGTGGCCGATGCGCCAGGAAGCCCCGAGGTGACAAGGGGTGATGGTATTGATGAAGATCCGACGCTCGTCGATGTGACCGAGGCGACGCTGTCGGTGCTGGACCAGGATGAGGACGGCTTTTTCGTGATGTTCGAGCAGGGTGATATCGACTGGAACAACCATGCCAACGACTATGAGAACATGATCGGCGGCGTCTATGACCTTGACCAGGCGGTACGGGCAGCCGAAGCGTATGTCGAGTCAGGCGAGAACGACATGGACTGGTCGAACACGCTGATCATTGTGACCAGCGATCACTCCAACAGCTATCTCAAGAGCAATGAGGTGCTGGGAGAGGGGAATCTTCCATTGCAGGAGGGCTCGCCGTACAACTTTACCTATCCTGACGGCGAGGTGAGCTACAGCACGACAGGCCACACCAACGAACTGGTGACCCTGCAGGCGCGCGGTGCGGGAGCAGAACTTTTCGCAGAGTACGAAGGGCAGTGGTACGAAGGATCTGACATCGTCGACAACACTCAGATTTATGATGTGATGCGCGAGGCAGCTTTCCAGGAAGGTGCCGAGCATGTGATCCTCTTTATCGGCGACGGAATGAATGTCGAGCACGAGGTTGCCGCAAGTCGTTACCTCTACGGAACGGACCAGGGGCTTGCCTGGGACGATTGGGGCGTCATGGAGGATGGATGGTCCGGTTATGCCAGCACGTGGGATGTGGATACCTATAACCATTATGCTGAACAGAGTGGCGCTGCTCCATACAGCCAGGAGTCATTCGATCCGCTGATTGGTTACGATCCGTCCAGAGGCGGTGATGTTGCGTTCCCGCTGAACTCTGAAGTGAGTGCGGCTTTTGAGGGCGACACGATCGCGCCTGCCGTTGAGTCGTTTGCTCCTGCAGACGGCGAGGTGGATGTTCTTCCTGACAGTGATATCGTTGTCACCTTCAACGAGATTATCCAGCGGGGAAGCGGGACGATTGAGATCAGGGAGGGCTCGGCCGATGGCGATCTTGTTGAAAGCTATGATGCCGCAACGAGCCAGAACCTTGATTTTGATGGTGATACACTGACCATCGACCCGACGGCTGACCTCGTCGAGGATACCGAGTTTTTCATCACCTTCGCTGATGGTTCGGTCCTTGATCTTTCCGGTAACGGCTATGAGGGTACCGAAGAGTATAACTTTACCACCGATGCAGTCGAGGCAGCTTTCGCAGCGACCTCAGATGACTCCGGCAGCAGTACGGGAGTTGTTCTCGCAGGGATTGGTATAGTCGGTATTCTTGCCTTTGCGTTGTAG
- a CDS encoding DUF6345 domain-containing protein, which yields MATQLAVCRRIWFFCCLLLLLMVASPIRGLDAVDRWEGGYVGSKTEGDATTPVWNFIRHFDYNQYYWAETFQFDSFNNERVDAMDFSYFVGHGSPWNIKCQSTWMDLRSAGSFAAEGWGDTNSEFVTLHACKVVASPLEVGDWYSAWTRENGLFDGVHQVCGFRTNASQSCDQDISNYFGIRMKAGGAVWQSWFDAIWMYGNGSERGAAVMYPACDGDSYASYSLDPPADHSWLRIWYQY from the coding sequence ATGGCTACACAACTCGCTGTTTGCCGCAGGATATGGTTTTTCTGCTGTCTGCTTTTGCTTCTCATGGTCGCGTCTCCCATCAGGGGCCTTGATGCAGTAGACCGTTGGGAGGGGGGCTATGTCGGCAGTAAAACGGAAGGTGACGCTACTACTCCTGTCTGGAACTTTATCAGGCATTTTGACTATAACCAGTACTACTGGGCTGAAACATTTCAGTTTGACTCATTCAACAACGAGCGGGTCGATGCAATGGACTTTTCCTACTTTGTCGGTCACGGCAGCCCCTGGAATATCAAATGCCAGTCAACCTGGATGGATCTTCGTTCGGCGGGCAGTTTTGCGGCTGAAGGCTGGGGGGACACCAACTCGGAATTCGTGACGCTTCATGCCTGTAAGGTGGTGGCCAGTCCTCTTGAGGTCGGCGACTGGTACAGCGCCTGGACCAGGGAGAACGGTCTGTTTGATGGTGTGCATCAGGTCTGCGGTTTCCGGACCAACGCGTCCCAGTCCTGCGATCAGGATATTTCCAACTATTTCGGCATCAGAATGAAAGCGGGCGGTGCTGTCTGGCAGTCCTGGTTCGATGCTATCTGGATGTATGGCAATGGCTCCGAGCGAGGTGCTGCTGTGATGTATCCGGCATGCGATGGCGACTCCTACGCGAGTTACAGCCTTGATCCTCCGGCTGATCACTCCTGGTTGAGAATCTGGTATCAATATTAA